In the genome of Bradyrhizobium arachidis, one region contains:
- a CDS encoding tripartite tricarboxylate transporter substrate binding protein, producing the protein MLALAASLLGAFAAAPSLAQDYPNHAVRIVVPFGAGGPADVAARLIGNVLQESFGQPFVIENRTGAGGVIGTVEAAKSPADGYTLLMMSNTQTANESLLTPAQRKYELMRDLAPIAPVNYSDLVIVVNPQVPAKTLAEFIALAKAQPGKLNYASSGQGTPYHMAGELFKAMAGIDVVHVPYRNSGEARSGVIGGQVQMMIDAVPAMAPNIGENQVRALATTGKQRSAVLPNVPTAGEAGVAGYEATIWLGLMAPTGTPKPVIDKLNAAVNAMVKRPDIVKLWTEQGAVPMSMTPLEFDKFLRGDIEKWADVVKKFDKS; encoded by the coding sequence ATGCTGGCGCTGGCCGCCAGCCTGCTCGGCGCATTCGCCGCAGCCCCCTCATTGGCGCAAGATTATCCCAATCACGCGGTCCGCATCGTCGTGCCCTTCGGCGCCGGTGGCCCGGCCGACGTCGCGGCCCGGCTGATTGGCAACGTGCTCCAGGAGAGCTTTGGCCAGCCGTTCGTGATCGAGAACCGCACCGGCGCGGGCGGCGTCATCGGCACGGTCGAAGCGGCGAAGTCGCCGGCCGACGGCTATACGCTCTTGATGATGTCCAACACGCAGACCGCGAACGAATCGCTGCTGACACCCGCGCAGCGCAAATACGAGCTGATGCGCGATCTCGCGCCGATCGCACCTGTGAACTATTCCGATCTCGTCATCGTGGTGAACCCGCAAGTCCCGGCGAAGACGCTTGCCGAGTTCATCGCGCTCGCCAAGGCGCAGCCGGGCAAGCTGAACTACGCCTCCTCCGGCCAGGGCACGCCTTATCACATGGCCGGCGAACTGTTCAAAGCCATGGCCGGCATCGACGTCGTCCACGTGCCCTATCGCAACAGCGGCGAGGCGCGCAGCGGCGTGATCGGGGGCCAGGTGCAGATGATGATCGACGCGGTGCCGGCGATGGCGCCGAACATCGGCGAGAACCAGGTCCGCGCGCTCGCGACCACCGGCAAGCAGCGCTCCGCCGTGCTGCCGAACGTGCCGACCGCCGGCGAAGCCGGCGTCGCGGGCTATGAGGCGACAATCTGGCTTGGCCTGATGGCGCCGACCGGCACGCCAAAGCCTGTCATCGACAAGCTCAACGCCGCTGTCAACGCAATGGTGAAGCGGCCGGACATCGTCAAACTCTGGACCGAGCAGGGCGCCGTACCCATGTCAATGACACCGCTGGAATTCGACAAATTCCTGCGCGGCGACATCGAGAAATGGGCCGATGTCGTCAAGAAATTCGACAAGTCCTGA
- a CDS encoding (2Fe-2S)-binding protein, with the protein MPTVQFRLNGAAIAVDADPDQMLLDVLRSRLGITGAHFGCGAGECGACHVMVDGRAMTSCDMPMWSVADKDVVTVEGLGTVEQSHALQRAFISEQAMQCGYCVSGILISAAALLKRNPSPTEAEVREALDRNLCRCGSHNRMVRAVLRAASEMAVP; encoded by the coding sequence ATGCCTACCGTTCAATTCCGGCTCAACGGCGCAGCGATCGCCGTGGACGCCGATCCGGACCAGATGCTGCTCGATGTGCTGCGCAGCCGGCTCGGCATCACCGGGGCGCATTTCGGCTGCGGCGCCGGCGAGTGCGGCGCCTGTCACGTCATGGTCGACGGCCGCGCGATGACCTCGTGCGACATGCCGATGTGGTCGGTTGCGGACAAGGACGTCGTCACGGTGGAAGGCCTCGGGACAGTGGAGCAGTCGCACGCGCTACAGCGCGCCTTCATTTCCGAGCAGGCGATGCAATGCGGCTATTGCGTCTCGGGAATTCTGATCAGTGCGGCGGCGCTGCTCAAGCGCAATCCATCGCCGACGGAGGCGGAGGTGAGAGAGGCGCTCGATCGCAACCTCTGCCGATGCGGTTCGCATAACCGCATGGTGCGCGCGGTGTTGCGGGCGGCCTCGGAGATGGCAGTGCCATGA